From Pelotomaculum schinkii, one genomic window encodes:
- the cas8a1 gene encoding type I-B CRISPR-associated protein Cas8b1/Cst1, producing the protein MNDFLRVGLQNFLYNAGILGFIAVLDKGKCSHYYEIKGSDLYIGKALFLDDNIDLAVMYYEALRERFQDGTVYQRIVNMNDQLKNSSIDDDSLEKLMQELKTYLQNKRYKSGFEIAKQKGVQYNPLEGLKAINEMENDDEKIKMAIEITDYILKFPEIFCFKDIAEIKVSKIWNNISFLLPHYKIKDMIDTHRNVFIKPLKNWISKSYKAKDYCIECGISLPTSLSKGLSWLNDMGVDHKRKYSYFWNFKPDSYLCPLCAFIYSCTPLGFSYSDYNDECVFINNSESIEALQRDNISAKSDIDHEAEKENIGRLTYRLINRIINEQLRQKQKYELSNIQVIIKRRDGHYDINLLSRTHLKVIKECGKELERLTKAYLTISNKKKSKRNSNKNSKKDSSKDRLYVFQECIRNLINGYYQYGIINMALRKGFSDGENVGYVRQLLKVQLVSKKYIKGGSAMVSDGMLFAVSQDGIRLRKKFENKDKSDTKKDSADNKLRGFAYQLLNALQVGDCNGFLNIVSRIYIGMGEPIPNLFMKMLNNEEAFKSLGYAYVLGLKGTAEEYSADKQKNSYSDENSKEVK; encoded by the coding sequence ATGAATGACTTTCTCAGGGTAGGTCTGCAAAATTTTCTGTATAATGCGGGCATTTTGGGCTTTATCGCGGTTTTAGATAAGGGGAAATGCAGCCATTACTATGAGATAAAGGGCTCCGATTTGTATATCGGTAAAGCATTGTTTTTAGATGATAATATTGATTTGGCCGTTATGTATTATGAGGCTTTACGGGAAAGATTTCAGGATGGAACTGTTTACCAGCGTATTGTTAATATGAATGACCAGCTGAAAAACAGCTCAATAGATGACGATTCTCTGGAAAAGTTAATGCAGGAGCTTAAAACATATCTGCAAAACAAAAGATATAAGTCCGGCTTTGAGATTGCTAAACAAAAAGGTGTTCAATATAACCCGTTGGAAGGTTTAAAAGCAATCAATGAGATGGAAAATGATGATGAAAAAATAAAAATGGCTATTGAAATTACAGATTACATTTTAAAATTCCCGGAGATATTTTGTTTTAAAGATATTGCAGAAATCAAAGTATCTAAGATATGGAACAATATTTCTTTTCTGTTACCTCATTACAAAATAAAAGATATGATTGACACCCATCGTAATGTATTTATCAAGCCGCTGAAAAACTGGATTAGTAAGTCGTATAAAGCAAAAGATTACTGCATTGAATGCGGAATATCCCTTCCCACCTCTCTCTCAAAAGGTTTGTCATGGTTAAATGATATGGGGGTGGATCATAAGAGGAAATACTCATATTTCTGGAACTTTAAACCTGATTCCTATTTATGTCCTCTCTGTGCCTTTATTTATTCCTGTACGCCTCTAGGTTTTTCCTATTCAGATTATAATGATGAGTGTGTATTTATTAACAATAGTGAAAGTATTGAAGCGCTTCAAAGAGACAATATTAGTGCAAAGAGTGACATTGATCATGAGGCTGAGAAGGAAAACATCGGCAGGCTGACATACCGGTTGATTAACAGGATTATAAATGAGCAATTACGACAGAAGCAAAAATATGAATTGAGCAATATACAGGTCATTATTAAACGACGGGATGGTCACTATGACATTAACTTGCTGTCTAGGACACACCTTAAGGTAATAAAAGAATGTGGAAAGGAGTTGGAGAGGTTAACGAAAGCCTATTTAACCATTTCCAACAAAAAAAAATCAAAGAGAAATTCAAACAAAAATTCAAAAAAGGACTCAAGTAAAGATCGATTGTACGTTTTTCAGGAATGTATTCGAAATTTGATTAATGGATATTACCAGTATGGCATTATTAATATGGCATTACGCAAGGGATTTTCCGATGGGGAAAACGTAGGATATGTCCGGCAACTACTTAAAGTTCAATTAGTTTCAAAAAAATATATAAAAGGGGGAAGCGCTATGGTTTCTGATGGGATGCTCTTTGCAGTTTCACAGGATGGAATACGCTTAAGGAAAAAATTTGAAAATAAAGACAAAAGTGACACCAAAAAGGATAGTGCAGACAATAAACTTAGAGGATTTGCCTATCAGTTGCTAAATGCGTTACAAGTGGGAGATTGTAATGGCTTCTTAAATATCGTAAGCCGTATATATATAGGTATGGGTGAGCCGATCCCCAATTTGTTTATGAAAATGCTTAATAATGAAGAAGCTTTTAAAAGTCTGGGATATGCCTATGTTTTAGGCTTGAAAGGTACAGCAGAAGAGTATAGCGCGGATAAACAGAAAAATAGTTATTCAGATGAAAATAGTAAGGAGGTTAAATAA
- the cas6 gene encoding CRISPR-associated endoribonuclease Cas6 yields MRMKLQYELQNCTLDLDYRRMFLSFIKKSLEESDNKFYQEMYVSSLKTKRFTFSVQLYRAKYMENSVLLEEPKFDVLLSTADYGIFLRFYNAFLRQKNISFPVKHENVMKLSKIFLENEITITLEEMLISLASPLVVREHIRETNKDNYYIHSDEKFLSCLKAIIKNDLEGHELLTETMVDELEVESVACKFVLVKAFGSRIPASLGKFRLKGDKRLLKYLYDCGMGSRRGEGFGMFSLM; encoded by the coding sequence ATGAGAATGAAGCTGCAATACGAATTGCAGAATTGTACCCTTGATTTGGATTACCGGAGAATGTTTTTAAGCTTTATAAAGAAGTCATTAGAAGAAAGTGATAATAAATTTTACCAGGAAATGTATGTAAGTAGCTTAAAAACAAAACGCTTTACTTTTTCTGTCCAGCTATACCGGGCTAAGTATATGGAGAATTCCGTCTTATTGGAGGAGCCAAAATTTGATGTTCTTCTTTCAACTGCTGATTACGGAATTTTCCTGAGGTTTTATAATGCTTTTCTAAGGCAGAAAAACATATCATTTCCAGTAAAACACGAGAATGTGATGAAGCTCTCAAAGATTTTCTTAGAAAATGAAATTACTATTACTTTAGAAGAGATGTTAATTTCATTGGCTAGTCCTCTGGTCGTCAGGGAACATATTAGGGAAACCAATAAGGACAACTATTATATCCATTCTGATGAAAAATTTCTTTCCTGCCTGAAAGCTATTATTAAAAATGATCTAGAAGGGCACGAACTTTTAACAGAAACCATGGTTGATGAACTGGAGGTTGAGTCTGTTGCCTGCAAATTTGTGCTGGTTAAGGCTTTCGGCTCAAGAATTCCGGCAAGCCTGGGCAAGTTTAGGCTCAAAGGGGACAAGCGGCTCTTGAAATATCTTTATGACTGTGGAATGGGGTCACGGCGGGGAGAAGGGTTTGGGATGTTCAGTTTAATGTAA
- the typA gene encoding translational GTPase TypA yields the protein MSGNNMFRNIAIIAHVDHGKTTLVDALLKQSGIFRENQHVAERVMDSNDLEKERGITILAKNTSVRYGDIKINIVDTPGHSDFGGEVERVLKMVDGVLLLVDAFDGAMPQTRFVLRKAMQLNLKPIVVINKIDREGARISEVVDEVLDLFIDLGAGDEHLDFPLFYTSAKEGTATTDPAVPGQNMQPLFEGIIKYIPAPAGDDDGPLQLLINNTEYDNFVGRMGIGCVKRGKIATGQQVNIFDHDGNMRQGRIGTLYAYEGLERVTVSEAVCGEIVAFSGLEDIKIGETVADKDQPEQLEPITVDEPTLKMSFMVNDSPFAGKEGKYLTSRHLRARLFKEMEKNVSLRVEETGSTDVFEVCGRGELHLSILIETMRREGFELQVSKPEVIFRWEAGQKMEPMELLMVDIPEEKMGPVMEIAGARKGEMLNMTSLGPDQLRLEFKIPARGLIGFRSQLLTETRGHGVMSHIFMGYEPYKGDIRGRYQGVLIAFESGEANTYGLHNVQDRGILFITPGTKVYEGMVVGEHSREQDLEVNVCKKKHLTNMRSSTAETALRLEESLNFSLEEALEYIGTDELLEVTPQSLRMRKRILSKHDRKRNQANFQSA from the coding sequence ATGTCTGGCAACAATATGTTCAGAAATATCGCCATTATAGCCCACGTCGATCACGGCAAGACCACCCTGGTGGACGCCCTGCTCAAACAGAGCGGTATCTTCAGGGAAAACCAGCACGTGGCCGAGAGGGTCATGGATTCCAACGACCTGGAAAAGGAACGCGGCATCACTATCCTGGCCAAAAACACCTCGGTGCGTTACGGCGATATCAAGATTAATATAGTGGATACCCCGGGTCACTCCGACTTCGGAGGAGAGGTTGAGCGGGTTCTAAAAATGGTTGACGGCGTTCTGCTGCTGGTAGACGCCTTTGACGGCGCCATGCCCCAGACCCGGTTTGTTTTACGCAAAGCTATGCAGCTAAACTTAAAGCCCATTGTGGTCATCAACAAGATCGACCGGGAAGGCGCCCGCATATCAGAGGTGGTGGATGAGGTGCTGGACCTGTTCATCGACCTGGGAGCAGGCGACGAACATTTGGACTTTCCCCTTTTTTACACTTCGGCCAAGGAAGGAACGGCCACCACTGACCCTGCCGTACCGGGGCAAAACATGCAGCCGCTGTTCGAGGGGATCATCAAATACATTCCCGCTCCGGCCGGAGATGACGATGGACCGTTGCAGCTTTTAATAAACAACACCGAGTATGACAACTTCGTGGGACGGATGGGCATCGGCTGCGTCAAACGCGGTAAAATCGCAACCGGCCAGCAGGTAAATATTTTTGACCACGACGGCAACATGCGCCAGGGCCGTATCGGTACGCTCTACGCTTATGAAGGGTTGGAAAGAGTAACGGTTTCAGAGGCTGTCTGCGGTGAGATTGTGGCTTTTTCCGGCCTGGAAGATATCAAGATCGGCGAAACAGTGGCCGATAAGGACCAGCCGGAACAGTTGGAGCCCATCACCGTGGATGAACCGACCCTGAAGATGAGCTTCATGGTCAACGACAGTCCTTTCGCCGGCAAGGAAGGCAAATATTTAACCTCACGCCATCTGAGAGCCCGGCTCTTTAAAGAGATGGAGAAGAACGTAAGCCTCCGGGTGGAGGAAACCGGAAGCACGGACGTCTTCGAGGTGTGCGGACGAGGTGAACTGCACCTGTCGATCCTGATTGAGACGATGCGGCGGGAAGGTTTTGAACTGCAGGTGTCGAAACCGGAGGTCATCTTCAGGTGGGAAGCGGGCCAGAAGATGGAACCCATGGAGCTCCTGATGGTGGATATCCCTGAGGAAAAAATGGGCCCGGTTATGGAAATCGCCGGGGCCAGGAAAGGGGAAATGCTTAACATGACCTCCCTTGGCCCGGACCAGCTCCGGCTGGAATTCAAGATACCGGCGCGGGGCTTAATCGGCTTCCGCTCGCAGCTGCTGACCGAGACCAGGGGCCACGGGGTGATGAGCCATATCTTCATGGGTTATGAGCCCTACAAAGGGGACATCCGGGGGCGCTACCAGGGCGTGCTGATCGCCTTTGAATCCGGTGAGGCCAACACTTACGGCCTGCACAACGTACAGGACCGCGGCATACTGTTTATTACGCCCGGCACCAAGGTTTACGAGGGCATGGTTGTAGGGGAGCATTCCCGCGAACAGGACTTGGAGGTCAACGTCTGCAAGAAAAAGCACCTGACCAACATGCGCTCCAGCACCGCCGAGACCGCCCTGCGCCTGGAGGAGTCCCTGAATTTCAGCCTGGAAGAAGCTCTGGAATACATCGGCACGGACGAACTGTTGGAAGTAACCCCGCAAAGCCTGCGCATGCGCAAGCGGATACTGAGCAAGCACGACCGCAAACGAAACCAGGCAAACTTCCAGTCCGCGTAA
- a CDS encoding 50S ribosomal protein L25: MEAIKLDAQVRLEKNKFHKHNLRKNGFIPAVIYGKSMKSMAIAVNTNELQKILGQAGSNALIHMNVKRDGATEDHQVLVKSVQRDALRGTLIHADFHQVSLKDMVTATVPVHLAGSAPGVSKGGILAQPMRGVEVECLASNIPDAITVDISNLDIGQEITLADLVLPNGVKATGEGHAHVVAIYTTRAADVEEEAKEEGEESKEKDE; this comes from the coding sequence ATGGAAGCAATTAAATTGGACGCACAGGTTAGATTGGAAAAAAATAAGTTTCATAAACACAACTTGCGTAAAAACGGTTTTATCCCGGCGGTAATCTATGGGAAAAGCATGAAGAGCATGGCTATAGCGGTCAATACCAATGAGCTGCAGAAAATCCTGGGCCAGGCCGGTTCAAACGCCCTGATCCACATGAACGTAAAGCGGGACGGGGCAACTGAAGACCATCAGGTACTGGTTAAATCGGTACAGCGCGATGCGCTGCGCGGTACCTTGATCCACGCCGATTTCCACCAGGTTTCATTAAAAGACATGGTGACCGCCACCGTTCCCGTTCACCTGGCCGGCTCCGCGCCGGGGGTTTCTAAAGGCGGCATCCTGGCCCAACCGATGCGGGGGGTCGAGGTGGAATGCCTCGCCTCAAACATTCCCGACGCGATCACGGTCGATATCTCCAACCTGGATATCGGACAAGAAATTACCCTGGCGGACCTGGTTTTGCCGAACGGTGTGAAGGCAACCGGAGAAGGGCACGCCCATGTAGTTGCAATCTATACAACACGTGCCGCCGACGTTGAAGAGGAGGCCAAGGAAGAAGGAGAAGAATCCAAGGAGAAGGATGAATAG
- a CDS encoding putative sulfate/molybdate transporter gives MLANNVSSETVSSLAQPLRNRFDRSEWAGAFGDLGTLIPFVVGYITVMKLDPLGVLFTFGMLLILSGFYYRTPIPIQPMKAIGGAVITQAASITPGMLWGAGLFTGFFWLTMGLTGVLDVISRITTKPLVRGIVLGLGLSFIMEGIRMMQSDFFIALIALFMTFLLLTSRRIPAMFALIVFGVAAAIIKTPGIINELAAMHVNFSLPHLALTQVSWQDFIKGTLILGIPQIPLTLGNAVIAITAENNRLFPQRPITERKMAISTGIMNLISPLFGGIPMCHGAGGMAGHVRFGAHTGGALVILGTLLLVAGVFFSSSFLVILKFFPLSVLGVILFFAGLELAVSARDVGREREDYYILLVTAGFAIWNMGAGFLAGVLMQELLKRKIFKV, from the coding sequence ATGTTGGCCAATAACGTCAGTTCAGAAACAGTATCAAGCTTAGCCCAACCGCTGCGCAACCGCTTTGACCGTTCAGAATGGGCCGGCGCCTTTGGTGACCTGGGCACATTAATCCCCTTTGTGGTCGGCTATATAACGGTTATGAAACTTGACCCGCTTGGTGTTCTATTTACGTTTGGAATGCTTTTAATTCTATCAGGCTTTTATTATCGAACACCAATCCCTATTCAACCAATGAAAGCCATTGGCGGCGCAGTGATAACCCAGGCTGCTTCGATAACGCCGGGTATGCTATGGGGGGCAGGCCTGTTTACCGGTTTCTTCTGGCTGACCATGGGTCTTACAGGTGTTCTTGATGTTATATCCAGAATAACAACAAAACCATTGGTTAGGGGTATAGTTCTGGGTTTGGGCCTGTCCTTTATCATGGAAGGAATCCGGATGATGCAATCGGATTTCTTCATTGCTTTAATAGCTTTATTTATGACTTTTTTATTGTTAACCAGTAGACGTATACCTGCCATGTTTGCCTTAATAGTTTTTGGAGTGGCGGCGGCTATAATTAAAACGCCCGGCATTATCAATGAGCTGGCTGCTATGCACGTTAATTTTTCGTTGCCCCACCTGGCGTTGACACAAGTTTCCTGGCAGGACTTTATAAAAGGCACACTTATACTTGGCATCCCCCAGATCCCTTTAACTTTAGGTAATGCTGTCATTGCCATTACCGCCGAGAATAACAGGCTGTTTCCCCAACGCCCTATCACAGAAAGAAAAATGGCTATTTCAACGGGGATTATGAACCTTATTTCTCCCTTATTCGGTGGTATTCCCATGTGTCACGGCGCCGGGGGAATGGCCGGTCACGTGCGTTTTGGCGCTCATACCGGAGGCGCCCTGGTAATTCTGGGAACATTGCTGCTTGTTGCCGGAGTATTTTTCAGCAGTTCTTTTCTCGTGATTCTAAAGTTCTTTCCCTTAAGTGTACTTGGTGTAATTTTATTTTTTGCCGGACTGGAGTTAGCGGTCTCTGCCCGTGATGTAGGGCGGGAAAGAGAAGACTATTACATTTTGCTGGTCACGGCAGGTTTTGCAATTTGGAACATGGGCGCCGGGTTTCTCGCGGGTGTCTTAATGCAGGAATTGTTAAAAAGGAAAATTTTCAAAGTATGA
- a CDS encoding helix-turn-helix domain-containing protein, giving the protein MKKACQQGRITARKSGGTWLVSRTAMERIYGTWPTEKAEEIEE; this is encoded by the coding sequence CTGAAAAAGGCCTGCCAGCAAGGAAGAATTACCGCCCGTAAAAGCGGCGGTACCTGGCTTGTGTCCAGAACTGCTATGGAAAGAATATATGGGACATGGCCTACTGAAAAGGCAGAAGAAATTGAAGAATAA
- a CDS encoding alpha/beta hydrolase, giving the protein MSAIKERYIKAMRKMDPSINTVEQIRHELSLKQQAELPPGTIVEQVMVANLPGEWIKAANVPEGGKQVILYFHGGGLYCGDCATYRNLAAFISRASGVRVLLVEYRLAPEHKYPAANDDCLAAYRWLLENGIPAKDIIIGGDSAGGALTVMTLLSLRDAGAPLPAAAFMFSPWTDLVNFDGESYTSRAELDPVTHLKGSQMAASFYIDHLTVKPPILSPINQDLSGLPALFIQVGDHEALLSDSTRLAERAKKDGVDVTLEIWDNMWHVFQSLAAVLSEAKQAIDNVGRWVQKRFDTHTGSVIG; this is encoded by the coding sequence ATGTCAGCTATAAAAGAACGTTATATAAAAGCAATGAGAAAAATGGACCCTTCAATAAATACGGTTGAACAGATCCGCCATGAACTATCTTTAAAACAACAGGCGGAACTCCCCCCCGGCACTATCGTTGAGCAAGTTATGGTGGCGAATTTACCCGGCGAGTGGATTAAGGCGGCGAATGTTCCTGAAGGCGGCAAACAGGTGATTCTATATTTCCACGGCGGTGGTTTATATTGTGGCGACTGTGCTACTTATCGTAATTTAGCAGCTTTTATTTCAAGAGCCAGTGGTGTTAGAGTTTTATTAGTTGAATACCGTCTGGCGCCGGAGCACAAGTATCCTGCCGCTAATGACGATTGTCTGGCAGCCTACCGGTGGCTGCTCGAAAACGGCATCCCGGCTAAGGATATTATCATAGGCGGGGATTCTGCAGGCGGCGCCCTAACAGTTATGACCTTGCTTTCGTTACGCGATGCAGGCGCTCCACTGCCGGCAGCCGCATTTATGTTTTCTCCGTGGACAGACCTGGTCAACTTTGATGGTGAATCCTATACCAGTCGCGCAGAATTAGATCCGGTAACCCACCTTAAAGGCTCACAAATGGCGGCAAGCTTCTATATCGATCACTTAACTGTTAAACCACCTATTTTATCACCAATAAACCAGGACCTGTCCGGATTGCCCGCGTTATTTATTCAGGTTGGCGACCATGAGGCATTATTGAGCGATTCCACCAGATTGGCCGAGCGCGCAAAAAAAGACGGTGTTGATGTTACATTGGAAATATGGGACAATATGTGGCACGTATTTCAAAGCCTTGCTGCAGTTTTGTCCGAGGCTAAACAGGCTATTGATAATGTTGGCAGGTGGGTGCAAAAACGTTTCGATACCCATACCGGCAGCGTAATAGGATAA